Proteins co-encoded in one Ziziphus jujuba cultivar Dongzao chromosome 9, ASM3175591v1 genomic window:
- the LOC107427173 gene encoding amino acid transporter AVT3B, whose protein sequence is MGFSKNNPSSSSNALEVPLPPGEETPLIGDGDPSSRSLSSQANTFANVFIAIIGAGVLGLPYTFKRTGWVLGLLMLFAVASLTYHCMMLLIHTRRKLDSLDLLKNSNIASFGDLGFTVCGSFGRLIVDVLIILAQAGFCVGYLIFIGTTMADLWNSSKILGLAPKSFYIWGCFPFQLGLNSVSTLTHLAPLSIFADVVDLGAMGVVMIDDVVVLLKRSVQVKAFGGLSVFLYGLGVAVYCFEGIGMVLPLESEMRDKQKFGKVVAFTMASICLIYGSFGALGYFAFGEQTEEMITANMGAGLVTTLVKFGLCVNLFFTLPIMMNPVYEIVERRFWGGRYCLWLRWLSVLLVSLVAILVPNFADFLSLVGSGVCCALGFVLPSLFHLVVFKDEMAWRTWCSDVGIMVVGLVLGVSGTWCALEEMFSKSEA, encoded by the coding sequence ATGGGATTTTCCAAAAACAATCCCAGCTCTTCCTCTAACGCTCTCGAAGTTCCTCTACCTCCCGGAGAAGAAACCCCTCTCATCGGCGACGGAGACCCCAGCAGCAGATCTCTCTCTTCCCAAGCCAATACCTTCGCCAACGTCTTCATTGCCATCATCGGCGCCGGAGTCCTCGGCCTTCCCTACACTTTCAAGCGCACCGGTTGGGTTCTCGGCCTCCTCATGCTCTTCGCCGTCGCATCTCTCACCTACCACTGCATGATGCTCTTGATCCACACTCGCCGGAAGCTCGATTCTCTAGACTTATTGAAGAACAGCAACATCGCGTCGTTTGGAGATCTAGGTTTCACTGTCTGCGGCTCTTTCGGAAGGTTGATAGTCGATGTGCTCATAATTCTCGCTCAGGCCGGTTTCTGCGTCGGATATCTGATCTTCATCGGAACCACCATGGCCGACCTGTGGAATTCCTCCAAGATTCTTGGATTGGCACCCAAGAGCTTCTACATCTGGGGTTGTTTTCCATTCCAACTGGGACTCAACTCTGTTTCCACGTTGACCCATTTAGCCCCTTTGAGCATTTTCGCTGACGTCGTTGATCTTGGAGCAATGGGTGTGGTAATGATCGATGACGTCGTCGTTTTGCTAAAACGGAGTGTTCAAGTCAAAGCCTTTGGGGGTCTTTCAGTCTTTCTCTACGGATTGGGAGTGGCTGTTTATTGCTTTGAAGGGATTGGTATGGTTCTTCCCCTGGAATCAGAAATGAGAGACAAACAAAAATTTGGGAAAGTTGTTGCTTTTACAATGGCTTCCATATGCTTGATATATGGAAGTTTTGGAGCTCTCGGTTACTTTGCTTTTGGTGAACAAACAGAAGAAATGATCACAGCAAACATGGGAGCCGGATTGGTGACCACTTTGGTAAAATTTGGTCTCTGTGTGAATCTCTTCTTTACCTTACCTATAATGATGAACCCAGTTTATGAAATAGTGGAAAGAAGATTTTGGGGTGGAAGATATTGCCTTTGGCTTAGATGGTTATCTGTTTTGTTGGTGAGTTTGGTGGCTATTTTGGTTCCTAATTTTGCTGATTTCTTGTCCTTGGTGGGTAGTGGAGTTTGCTGTGCATTGGGTTTTGTTTTGCCTTCTCTGTTTCATCTGGTGGTTTTCAAAGACGAGATGGCTTGGAGAACATGGTGTTCTGATGTGGGTATAATGGTTGTGGGTCTTGTTCTTGGAGTTTCAGGAACTTGGTGTGCTTTAGAAGAGATGTTTTCCAAATCCGAGGCATAG